TTATTTATTTGAAGTTATAGATGTGTTCCTTTGTGCGAACGTTTTTCCTGTGATGCTTATACTGAAAGTAAAGTGCCGATTATCAAGAATCTGTTCATTTTCATTGTTCTCTTTCTAACTATTTTCAAGATTTAATTCTTTGACGATTTTCCGGGTATGGCTAAGGGTTGCCTCCGGCCATAACATTTCACGTTGAAAAGGAATCAAGGGTAACCCGTTCATCGTTTTCATCACCCAATGGGGATCTGCTAAGGCTGCTTTTCCGATAGCAACCAGCGTTGCATGGTTGTCCTTCAAGGCAACTTCCGCCTTTTCAAGATTATGGAAACCACCGTTGGCGATTACAGGAATGCCCGTTGCCTTCCGGATAACCGATGCCAATGATATTCCTTCACCAAAAAAGCTGTCCCGTTCCCATTCGCCCGTCTGCACCGCTACGTGAACAAAATCGGGTTTGCTCACCTTTATTTCTTCTGCCAGTTCTTTAGCTGTTTCAATACCATGTTCCCAACGATAGGTAAGGTCATTTACTTTCCCCTCTGAAACCCGTAAACCGACAATGAAACTCTGTGGCACGGATGTCTTTATGCCAGCGATAATTTCAGCAATAACACGGAAACGGTTCTGCATATTGCCACCATAATGGTCGTTTCTGTGGTTCAGTTCCGGTGTGAGGAACTGGTCTAACAAATAGCCATTTGCCCCGTGAATTTCTACGCCGTCAAAGCCTGCTTTATAAGCGTTTACAGCTCCATTGATAAAGCCCTGTTTCATTCTTTCAATATCCGTCAAGTCCATTTCTTTAGGGGTAGGAAATGCCCCCTGGCCACCGTAGGAGGACATCTTTGTACCAATAGGTTTTAGGGCAGACGGAGCTAAGGTGTTCTCACTATATTGCGATAAAGCACCTGCGTGCATCAACTGGGCGAAAATAAGGGAGGGAGATTGATGGACAGCACGGGTTACCTTTTCCCATGAAGCGCTTTGCGCATCGTTTACAAGTGCAGGTTGGTTGTTATAACTCTGGCTACCGTATACATCAGTGTAGATACCCTCGGTAATGATAACTGCAAATCCTCCAATTGCAAATGCGGAATAATAGTCCTTCATTTCGTGCGTAGCCAAGCCGTCCGCCGTAGCGCTCACGCGTGACATGGGGGCAACTACCGTCCGGTTGATCAATTCTCTTTGCCATGTAATGGCGTTCTGAAAAATAGGATGATGTTTCATTTGCTTCTTAATATTATGAAGCAAAGTTGACGGTAATTGATGGAGAAAAAATTGATCTAGGTCAAGACGGTTTATTTTTTTTCTTAATGCGGCTTATAAATTCAGCTGATACACCCAAATACGATGCAATCAGATATTGGGGTACTTTGGATGCTATGTTTGGGTAGTTTTCCAAAAAGGCATAATATCTGCTTTCGGCATCCTGAACATTGTTATAGATAATTCTTTTTTGCAATGCGCCCAGATAACTTTCTAATATTATCCGAAAGTACCGCTCCAAACGGGGAAGTTCAGCCAGTAACTGCTGAAAAGAGTAGTGGCTAATCTGTAAAACGGTCGTTCTTTCTATGGCTTGGATGTTGTATATTGAGGGCTTCTGTTTGGAAAAGCTATCTAAGTCAGAAGCCCACCAGTCGTCGATAGCGAAAAACAAGATTTCCTCATTGCCATTGTCAGCGTTGATGTAAAATGCTTTCAAGGCTCCCGAAACGACATAACTATCATAACGACAGGTATCGCCATTACGCAAAAGATAGTCCCCCTTTTCCAATGTTTTCTCTGTCCAAAAACGCTCGAAAGCTGAAATTTCATCCTGGGTAAGATCTATATATTTCGAGATGTTTTTTAATAAAGTATTTTCGACCATATAAGTATTTCATTTTCGTTTACAATTTAGTAATTATAAATACCTGTCAGTCTCTTTTATTTCGAGGTCATTGATACTTGCGTATCGTTTTTTCATTAAGCCATTTTCATCAAACTCCCAATTCTCGTTTCCGTAGGCTCTAAACCATTTGCCATCTTTATTTCTGTACTCATATTCAAACCTAACGGCAATTTTATTGTCGCTATGAGCCAAATACTCTTTTTTGAGCTTGTAATCCAATTCTTTTTCCCATTTTTCGGTCAAAAATCTTACAATTTCTTCCCGACCATTGATAAACAGGTTTCGATTTCGCCATTCACTATCAATGGTATAAGCCATTGATACCTTTTCGGGATTTTTTGCTTTGCTGTCTCCAAAGTAAATGGAGGTAAGGGATGTTTCTGTTCCATTGTCTTAAATTAAATTGTTTACGAATTGCCTATCAGATGATTAACCAGTTACGGACACATGGCGTTGAGCCTGTTGCGATAGAACAGGCCTTAGACCTTACCATTCCCGAAAATAAAATCATGCTTGCATTCTATCTCGCTTGACCGGAAGTTGAGAACGACAGGCGTGCATTAAATGTCTTTCACGGAATGCGTAGGGCGAAAAAAGAGGGGCGGTATATGGGTACTGCTCCTTTGAAATATGTCAATAAGATAACAGAGGGCAAAAAGAAATTCATTGCCCCACATGACTTTGAAGCCACCCTTTTGAAATGGACATTTGAACAAATCGTTTCCAATAACTTCAATACGGAACAGATATGGAAAATGGTTCGGGAGAAAGCCGATGAAAAGGTCGTTTCAGCAAAAATAACTTTTGGGTAGCCGTCCGAAACCCCTTGTACTGTGGCAAAATATTCATTCCTCCCTACAAAGAGGAAAAAGGATATTTTGTCAAAGGACAGCATGAGCCATTAATCAGCGAAAAGACGTTTGCGGATGTACAGGATATTCTCGATGGGAGAAAGAGGGTTGTAAAGCTTAAAATCGTGGCTATGGACAATCTACCGCTTAGAGGCTTTATTAAATGCCCTAACCCTAACTGTAATAGGATGCTCACAGGGAGTGCCTCAAAGGGCAAGATGGGCAATTACTATTACTACTATCATTGCACTTCCTCCTGCGGAGTACGGTTCAAAGCCGAAACCGCCAATGAGGCTTTCCTAAAGCAATTAAGGTATATGTCGCCAAAAAGAGGGCATGGTCGATGTTTTTATCGAAGCCTTTATAAAAGACTTCAATAACAAAACCAAAGCCCAAAACACGGAACGGGCAAATATCATAGGTGAGATTGATGCGTTGAACAAACGCTATCAAAATGCGCTTTTAAAAAATGCCGATGGGGAGATGGCAGATGACGATTTCCAAGAAGTAAAGAAATTGACCAAAGGAAAGATTGAGGTTTTGGAAAGAAGATTAAACGACTTGGCAGTAGTGGGAACGGAAATAAAAGATTTGGCAGCATCCACCTTAAAAAAGGTCGCAAACATTGACAGACGCTATGAAAACGGCGATATTGAGGAAAAAAGGCTTATAGTGAGTTCGATGTTCCCCGATTTTTTTGGAATTTGACGGAACACAACATCGAACTCCGAGACTAAATTCTGCGATTGCTCTTATTTGTCAGAATAACAGTAAGTTATAGAGCAAAAAAAAATGGGACAAGTCTTTTCTTTTTTAGACTTGTCCCAAGAAGTGGTCCCGCTGGGAGTGGTTCAGCCCCACAAACCCCAAGCTCTAGCCCTGAACCTTCTCCGAATCGAACCCAATATGGGTGCCTTCGGAACAATATTCGAATCCCAGCGGGCACAAAAAAAAGCAACTCTTTTGGAGTTGCTTTTTTTTGTGATCCCGCTGGGCAATGTCATTAAGTTAAGAAAAAAAGAAGGCCATAAATCACGTAAATGTTAATTTTGAATTCACTACTAAACAAATCTAAACAACCGCGTTTATGGCCGATGTAAAAATAGCACTTAAAATCGTTTCAGACCTAAAAAATTTTATTTCTATCTGTTTAACAGATCCTCTGCTGCTCAATCTTTTCAGGAATTCCAAAACCCATTTCACCCGGGACCGGAAGCTCAATTTCGAGGAGATTGGTCTTGCTGATCGCCAAGATGTGCAAGCGGACCCTCTCTGTCGAACTGGAAGGTTTCTTTGGTGAGCTGGGCAAGAAGATCAGTTGCTCGGTGAGTGCCTTTTCCCAGCAGAGGAGCAAGCTGAGCCCCCTTTTCTTCCTGGTCTGGAACCGGGTGCTCTGCGAGAGCTTCCTGCGCCATGCACCGGGGGATACCAGGAGATGGATGGGCTATCGCCTGATCGCAGTTGACGGCTCCAACCTTGCCCTGGTGAACACGCCTTCCCTGCAGGCCAACTTTGGCGGCCAGAGCAACCAGAACTCGAGCTTCGTGCAGGCAAAGACCTTCTATCACTACGATGTGCTGAACGACCTGGTGACCCATGCCTGCATAGCCCCATACCGGACCAGCGAGCTGACCCTGGCCTCCCATTGGATCGAGGAACTGCCCGTGGACTCCATTGCCATCTATGACAGGTACTATTCAACGTTCAAGATGTTCGCGCTCCATAGCTGGCAGGAGAGCGAGCGCAAGTTCGTGATCAGGGCGAAGGATTCGCTAGAGTTTGTCAAGAGGTTCCTGAAGACGGGAAAGGTTTCCCAGGTCATCGAGCTTGCCCCAACCCAGGCCTCCATCAGCGGCCTGCGCCAGAGCGGGTTCGCCACGGACAGCTCAACAAGGATCCGCATACGCTTGGTCAGGGTAGAACTGCAGTCGACCACGGAGGTGATCGCGACCAACCTATGGCAGGAAGAGGGGTTTGAGAACGATATGTTCGGGGACCTGTACTTCAGGCGCTGGGGAGTGGAGACGAACATCTCCAAACTGAAGAATACCATGCAGATGGAATCCTTCAGCGGGCTGACGGTGGAATCCGTCGAGCAGGATTTCTATGCAACGGTGATGATGTCAAACCTGCATTCGATACTGATCAGGGATGCCCAGGTCCAGCTCGACCGCGATACGTCCACGAAAAAAGTACCCCCAAAAGGTCAACGGGAACAAATCCTTCGGAAAATTAAAGGAAAACCTGATAGCCATCTTTTTCAAAAACAGGGAAAGGGAAATCCTCAGGGAGCTCACGGCCTATTTCCTCAAGGACACATTGCCCATTCGAAAGGGAAGATCATTCCCAAGGCAGCTTAAGACCTCGAATAAAAAGTGCAAGCACAGGACCTACACAAACTACAAACCGGCATGATAAAATCCTTAACTTAATGACATTGCCCGCTGGGATAATATTTATTAAATTCACATCCTGATTTTCATTTTGTTAATTATTTTGTTTTTCTAAAGGCACCAGTTAAGGCAGTAGTTTAAAAAATTTGTATAAGAACTTAGAAATCAAAATTACAGAAAATAAAATGAGTTTTAATCAATTTAAAATCATAAAGTTCAAAGGTTCGAATCCTGCCAATCTCTCAATTACTTATGACGTATTTTGAAATTTTCAACTTATTCCATATGTAGATGTGGATTTGCGAAATAGTTTGTACATTGGTTTCGCAAATACGATTGTTAGCGGAAATTTTATGACCGATAGTAACCAAAAAAATAAGTTTA
The Sphingobacterium daejeonense genome window above contains:
- a CDS encoding oxidoreductase; the protein is MKHHPIFQNAITWQRELINRTVVAPMSRVSATADGLATHEMKDYYSAFAIGGFAVIITEGIYTDVYGSQSYNNQPALVNDAQSASWEKVTRAVHQSPSLIFAQLMHAGALSQYSENTLAPSALKPIGTKMSSYGGQGAFPTPKEMDLTDIERMKQGFINGAVNAYKAGFDGVEIHGANGYLLDQFLTPELNHRNDHYGGNMQNRFRVIAEIIAGIKTSVPQSFIVGLRVSEGKVNDLTYRWEHGIETAKELAEEIKVSKPDFVHVAVQTGEWERDSFFGEGISLASVIRKATGIPVIANGGFHNLEKAEVALKDNHATLVAIGKAALADPHWVMKTMNGLPLIPFQREMLWPEATLSHTRKIVKELNLENS
- a CDS encoding IS4 family transposase, with amino-acid sequence MVLLIAKMCKRTLSVELEGFFGELGKKISCSVSAFSQQRSKLSPLFFLVWNRVLCESFLRHAPGDTRRWMGYRLIAVDGSNLALVNTPSLQANFGGQSNQNSSFVQAKTFYHYDVLNDLVTHACIAPYRTSELTLASHWIEELPVDSIAIYDRYYSTFKMFALHSWQESERKFVIRAKDSLEFVKRFLKTGKVSQVIELAPTQASISGLRQSGFATDSSTRIRIRLVRVELQSTTEVIATNLWQEEGFENDMFGDLYFRRWGVETNISKLKNTMQMESFSGLTVESVEQDFYATVMMSNLHSILIRDAQVQLDRDTSTKKVPPKGQREQILRKIKGKPDSHLFQKQGKGNPQGAHGLFPQGHIAHSKGKIIPKAA
- a CDS encoding recombinase family protein; protein product: MYCGKIFIPPYKEEKGYFVKGQHEPLISEKTFADVQDILDGRKRVVKLKIVAMDNLPLRGFIKCPNPNCNRMLTGSASKGKMGNYYYYYHCTSSCGVRFKAETANEAFLKQLRYMSPKRGHGRCFYRSLYKRLQ
- a CDS encoding DUF1348 family protein, with translation MAYTIDSEWRNRNLFINGREEIVRFLTEKWEKELDYKLKKEYLAHSDNKIAVRFEYEYRNKDGKWFRAYGNENWEFDENGLMKKRYASINDLEIKETDRYL
- a CDS encoding Crp/Fnr family transcriptional regulator, with translation MVENTLLKNISKYIDLTQDEISAFERFWTEKTLEKGDYLLRNGDTCRYDSYVVSGALKAFYINADNGNEEILFFAIDDWWASDLDSFSKQKPSIYNIQAIERTTVLQISHYSFQQLLAELPRLERYFRIILESYLGALQKRIIYNNVQDAESRYYAFLENYPNIASKVPQYLIASYLGVSAEFISRIKKKNKPS